In a single window of the Candidatus Nanosynbacter featherlites genome:
- the tpiA gene encoding triose-phosphate isomerase: protein MGKKLIVGNWKMHLTMQEASLYLHKLMKMISSHRDVETVVAPTILTLQSLSLQVNRRLIKLAAQNCYWRDYGNYTGEVPAAHLRGLVDYVIVGHSERRYVFQERDRDIRLKVQAALRNHLQPILCIGETLQEKTLGETADALHDQLLSGLANVTADEFDRIVIAYEPVWAIGTGESANPADVRRAIKTIRRQIQQLFGKKASTEVRILYGGSITVEKASDYLRIDGIDGLLIGGASLDAYQFIDIIEKAHNSNREGK, encoded by the coding sequence ATGGGCAAAAAGTTAATCGTTGGCAACTGGAAAATGCACCTAACCATGCAAGAAGCGAGTCTTTATCTGCACAAGTTGATGAAGATGATTTCGTCGCATCGTGATGTAGAGACGGTGGTTGCGCCAACGATTTTGACGCTTCAGAGTTTGAGTCTGCAAGTGAATCGCCGACTGATCAAGCTGGCAGCTCAGAATTGTTACTGGCGTGACTACGGTAATTACACCGGCGAAGTACCAGCGGCGCATCTGCGCGGGCTGGTTGATTATGTCATTGTTGGACATTCGGAGCGACGCTATGTTTTTCAGGAGCGCGACCGTGATATTAGGTTGAAAGTTCAAGCCGCGCTGCGTAATCATTTGCAACCAATTTTGTGTATTGGCGAAACGCTGCAAGAAAAAACCCTTGGTGAAACGGCTGATGCACTGCACGACCAGCTACTGAGCGGCTTGGCCAATGTGACGGCTGATGAGTTTGACCGTATTGTGATTGCGTATGAGCCAGTTTGGGCAATTGGTACTGGAGAAAGCGCCAACCCAGCTGATGTGCGACGAGCCATTAAAACCATTCGTCGCCAGATACAACAATTGTTTGGCAAAAAAGCTTCAACTGAGGTGAGAATCTTGTATGGCGGCAGTATAACAGTTGAAAAGGCAAGTGATTATTTGCGTATTGATGGAATCGATGGTTTGTTGATTGGTGGTGCTAGTTTGGACGCCTATCAATTTATCGATATTATAGAAAAAGCACATAACAGCAATCGGGAGGGGAAATGA
- a CDS encoding phosphoglycerate kinase: MGKRFFKQTIHDVDLRHKTVLVRVDYNVPLLENGEISDDLRIRASLPTLKYLLSQHCKIVLISHLGRPQGRDEKYSLAPVAVRLSELLDYPVKFVDDCVGDKVRQTVRRSSGAVILLENLRFYPEEEADDTQFARSIARASQADYFVQDGFAVVHRKHASTHEITMYVPGVAGDLVRAEYDAITRAMLSPKRPLVAIIGGAKVSDKIGMIHEFINKADQILIGGAMANTFLEYKGYNMGKSRVEPGQHDVIRQIYQAVERKVGRERSDAFLLLPTDVAVAESPDSQERREVNVANIGVNDMALDIGMQTIERYTAALAHAGTIVWNGPVGLAETSTFAIGSARLSLAIAQNKHALSVVGGGDTADFVLKWDGHDGAAFSHVSTGGGASLALMAGKKLPGIESLLDAYGLGVVH; encoded by the coding sequence GTGGGCAAACGATTTTTCAAACAGACGATTCATGACGTTGACTTGCGCCATAAAACAGTGTTGGTGCGCGTTGACTACAATGTGCCATTGCTTGAAAATGGCGAGATTTCTGATGATTTACGAATTCGTGCCAGTTTGCCCACTTTGAAATATCTGTTGTCGCAGCATTGCAAGATTGTGCTGATCAGTCACTTGGGTCGCCCGCAAGGTCGAGACGAAAAATATAGTTTAGCACCAGTCGCTGTGCGCTTGTCAGAATTGTTGGACTATCCAGTGAAATTTGTTGATGATTGTGTGGGCGATAAAGTTCGTCAAACAGTGCGGCGATCTTCTGGTGCAGTCATTTTGTTGGAAAATTTGCGATTTTATCCTGAAGAAGAAGCTGACGACACGCAGTTTGCGCGCTCAATTGCTCGGGCTAGCCAAGCTGATTATTTTGTGCAAGACGGCTTTGCAGTGGTGCACCGAAAACACGCCAGTACACATGAAATTACCATGTACGTGCCTGGGGTGGCGGGTGATTTGGTTCGTGCTGAATATGACGCCATCACTCGCGCTATGCTTAGTCCCAAGCGGCCGCTAGTTGCCATTATCGGTGGCGCCAAAGTTTCTGACAAAATTGGTATGATTCATGAGTTTATCAACAAGGCTGATCAGATCTTGATTGGTGGCGCCATGGCAAATACCTTTTTGGAATACAAGGGCTACAATATGGGCAAAAGCCGCGTTGAACCAGGTCAGCACGACGTCATTCGCCAGATCTATCAAGCAGTGGAACGGAAAGTTGGTCGTGAACGTAGTGATGCATTTTTACTACTGCCAACAGACGTTGCAGTAGCTGAAAGCCCTGACAGTCAAGAGAGGCGTGAAGTCAACGTGGCGAATATTGGTGTCAATGACATGGCGTTAGACATAGGCATGCAAACCATTGAACGTTATACTGCAGCGCTGGCGCATGCAGGAACAATCGTCTGGAACGGTCCAGTTGGTTTGGCTGAAACGTCAACTTTTGCCATTGGCTCTGCTCGTCTCAGTTTGGCGATCGCCCAGAATAAGCACGCTTTATCAGTAGTTGGTGGTGGTGATACAGCCGACTTTGTATTGAAATGGGATGGCCATGACGGTGCGGCATTTAGCCATGTTTCCACAGGTGGTGGAGCTAGTTTGGCGCTGATGGCTGGAAAAAAACTGCCAGGAATTGAGAGTTTACTAGACGCATATGGGCTTGGAGTGGTACACTAA